A genome region from Chloroflexota bacterium includes the following:
- the ftsZ gene encoding cell division protein FtsZ, with product MSERSSGRPPATIKVIGVGGGGCNAVRRMLTKATPGVEYIVCNTDIKSLDSCPNTVLSVQIGEHLTRGFGAGGDVGVGARAAEEGRFLLKRSLKDAELVFITAGMGGGTGTGAAPVVAQIAKESRALVIGVVTTPFSFEGKKRFQLALGGIRRLRQEVDNLIVIHNDRLLQFVEQNAPTTHAFAVADEAVSEGILAVSHLVNVPGEINVDLADVKTVMSIPGGALMAIGRGDGCRYPAQEAAEQAISNPLLDIDVKGAKGILFNFSGGPDLTLGEVNDAANLIAREVDPEAIMFFGMSSPSEELRDTVKLTLIATGIHPPLPSNWLSEMGETIREVVMGRRR from the coding sequence GTGAGCGAGAGATCAAGTGGAAGACCACCGGCAACAATCAAGGTGATCGGTGTGGGTGGAGGAGGGTGCAATGCTGTGAGACGGATGCTGACCAAGGCAACGCCAGGGGTCGAGTACATAGTGTGCAACACTGACATAAAGTCACTCGATTCCTGTCCGAACACTGTCTTGTCAGTGCAGATAGGTGAGCATCTGACTCGCGGCTTTGGGGCGGGAGGCGATGTCGGAGTCGGAGCGCGGGCTGCAGAGGAGGGGCGCTTTCTATTAAAGAGATCCCTAAAAGACGCCGAACTGGTGTTCATTACTGCCGGCATGGGCGGCGGCACGGGCACAGGGGCAGCCCCCGTAGTAGCTCAGATAGCTAAGGAAAGCCGTGCCCTGGTAATCGGCGTAGTCACCACGCCCTTCTCCTTTGAGGGGAAGAAGCGCTTTCAGTTAGCTCTGGGTGGCATCCGCCGACTCAGACAAGAAGTAGACAATCTTATTGTTATTCACAATGATCGTCTGCTGCAGTTCGTAGAGCAGAATGCCCCCACGACCCACGCCTTCGCCGTAGCCGACGAGGCTGTTTCTGAGGGCATCCTGGCCGTCTCCCACCTCGTCAATGTCCCTGGAGAGATCAATGTTGACCTGGCTGATGTCAAGACAGTGATGAGCATTCCGGGCGGTGCGCTCATGGCCATCGGCAGAGGGGACGGCTGCCGCTATCCAGCTCAGGAGGCAGCCGAACAGGCCATTTCTAACCCCTTGCTAGACATCGATGTCAAGGGTGCCAAAGGGATCCTGTTCAACTTCAGTGGCGGCCCAGATCTGACTCTGGGAGAAGTCAACGACGCGGCCAATCTGATTGCCAGGGAAGTCGATCCTGAGGCCATCATGTTCTTTGGTATGTCGAGCCCCAGTGAGGAACTGAGGGATACAGTTAAGCTCACGCTGATAGCTACTGGTATTCATCCGCCTCTGCCCAGCAACTGGCTATCCGAAATGGGTGAGACTATCAGAGAAGTAGTGATGGGACGCAGGAGATAG
- the ftsZ gene encoding cell division protein FtsZ, with product MKGGRGMVETMIRIGNSRMMDRTRPPALIKVIGVGGGGCNTVRRMIRSQRIPGVECVVANTDIKSLDMSQGAVALQIGEHLTHGFGAGGDVKVGKQAAEEGLFLLKRVVKDAELIFITVGMGGGTGTGAAPVVARIAKDSGALVLAVVTTPFSFEGRKRLDVALAGIQRLKAEVDNMIVVHNDRLLQYSDHNASISQAFAMADEVVSEGITSVSQLINVPGEINVDLADVKMVMSLPGTAIMAMGQGEGAHPAMDAAQQAISNPLIDVTIKGARGLLISFSGGPDLSLGEVTEAATLIAREADPNCNFKFGLASLTEDLLGKSKVNVIATGIKSGSTSRGWLADLGDKITEATNRRGR from the coding sequence ATGAAAGGAGGAAGAGGAATGGTGGAGACAATGATCCGTATCGGAAACTCCAGAATGATGGATCGCACCAGACCACCAGCGTTGATCAAAGTCATCGGCGTGGGTGGTGGTGGCTGCAATACTGTTCGCCGCATGATACGCAGCCAGCGGATCCCCGGCGTCGAGTGCGTCGTTGCCAATACAGATATCAAATCCCTGGACATGTCACAGGGGGCAGTAGCACTGCAAATAGGTGAGCATCTCACTCATGGCTTCGGGGCAGGAGGAGATGTCAAAGTTGGCAAGCAGGCAGCCGAGGAAGGACTGTTCCTACTGAAGAGGGTAGTCAAAGATGCTGAACTAATATTCATTACGGTAGGCATGGGTGGAGGTACAGGCACAGGAGCAGCTCCGGTTGTAGCCAGGATAGCTAAGGACAGTGGGGCCCTAGTCCTGGCTGTTGTGACGACGCCTTTCTCCTTTGAAGGCAGAAAGCGACTGGATGTTGCCTTAGCAGGTATCCAGCGCCTCAAAGCCGAAGTCGATAATATGATCGTCGTCCACAATGACCGTCTTCTCCAGTACTCGGACCATAACGCCAGTATTTCCCAAGCCTTCGCCATGGCCGATGAGGTAGTTAGCGAGGGAATTACGAGCGTGTCCCAGCTTATCAATGTCCCCGGTGAGATAAACGTTGATCTGGCTGATGTAAAGATGGTGATGAGCCTGCCTGGCACAGCCATCATGGCCATGGGTCAGGGCGAGGGCGCACATCCAGCTATGGATGCAGCACAACAAGCCATATCCAACCCTCTGATAGATGTCACCATAAAAGGTGCCCGCGGGCTTCTCATCAGCTTCTCAGGTGGACCAGACCTCAGCCTGGGTGAGGTAACTGAGGCAGCTACCCTTATTGCCCGAGAAGCCGACCCCAACTGCAACTTCAAGTTTGGTCTAGCTTCTCTGACAGAAGACCTTCTGGGCAAGTCTAAGGTTAACGTCATTGCCACAGGGATCAAGTCAGGAAGCACATCACGGGGGTGGCTGGCTGACCTGGGAGATAAGATTACGGAGGCCACGAACCGCCGCGGGCGCTAA